In a single window of the Acinetobacter sp. CS-2 genome:
- a CDS encoding RNA-guided endonuclease InsQ/TnpB family protein translates to MKINKAYKFRLEPNAEQELVLNKLLGSARFVWNQVLAISFEMLAKNERITKDNLVKKIPDLRKKPEYAFLEHSSNGVSLQQKVRDLGDAWARFFNQKEQAKLKQKPFKAKKPRFFKLTDGTELQLRPLMPRFKKKSDGYDSIRIVQFDRYCWVKGNQVKLPNDIGVVKFRKSQDILGTIKNVTISKHVGKWYISFGVESTVEAPIHPSKSAIGIDLGVKKLLTTSNGDVFKPINSFKANQVKLARLQRKLRKKTKFSQNWKKLNLKINKLHHHIANIRHDYLHKVTTTLSKNHAMIVVEDLKVANMSKSAKGTIENKGTNVKVKSGLNKSILDQGWSMLVDMLDYKQQWRGGLLVKVDPRYTSQTCSSCGHVAKENRLTQANFNCVECGFSENADINASRNILAVGHTVLSVEGGCGKGRPVKQKASEIRKEVT, encoded by the coding sequence ATGAAAATCAACAAAGCATACAAATTTAGGCTTGAGCCTAATGCGGAACAGGAGCTTGTTTTAAACAAGTTGCTTGGCTCTGCACGTTTTGTTTGGAATCAGGTTTTAGCCATTTCATTTGAAATGCTTGCCAAGAATGAACGCATCACCAAGGATAACCTGGTTAAGAAAATACCCGATCTCAGAAAAAAACCTGAATATGCTTTTTTAGAACACAGCTCAAATGGCGTTTCACTTCAACAAAAAGTTCGTGATCTTGGTGATGCTTGGGCTAGGTTTTTCAACCAAAAAGAACAAGCCAAATTAAAGCAAAAACCATTTAAAGCCAAAAAACCAAGATTCTTTAAGTTGACCGATGGTACTGAGCTTCAACTTAGACCACTTATGCCGCGATTCAAAAAGAAATCTGATGGTTATGATTCAATTCGTATTGTTCAATTTGATAGATATTGTTGGGTCAAAGGTAATCAAGTTAAGTTACCCAATGATATTGGTGTTGTGAAATTCAGAAAATCACAAGATATTCTTGGCACAATCAAAAATGTCACAATCTCAAAGCATGTTGGTAAGTGGTACATATCTTTTGGTGTTGAAAGCACAGTAGAAGCACCAATCCATCCATCAAAATCAGCGATTGGCATTGATTTAGGCGTTAAAAAGTTACTTACAACATCCAATGGTGATGTATTTAAACCAATCAATAGTTTTAAAGCCAATCAAGTCAAGTTGGCTAGACTTCAACGCAAGTTGAGAAAGAAAACCAAATTTAGTCAAAATTGGAAAAAACTAAACTTAAAGATCAATAAATTACACCATCATATTGCCAATATTCGGCATGACTACTTGCATAAAGTCACGACAACGCTCAGCAAAAACCACGCAATGATCGTAGTTGAGGACTTAAAAGTAGCCAATATGTCGAAGTCAGCAAAAGGTACAATCGAGAACAAAGGAACGAATGTAAAAGTTAAGTCAGGCTTGAACAAGTCAATCCTGGATCAAGGTTGGTCGATGCTTGTCGATATGTTGGATTACAAGCAACAATGGCGAGGTGGTTTACTCGTTAAAGTTGATCCTAGATATACAAGTCAGACTTGTAGCTCATGTGGTCACGTTGCAAAAGAAAACAGGCTCACTCAGGCAAACTTTAATTGTGTCGAGTGTGGCTTTAGCGAGAATGCGGATATTAATGCTTCTCGTAACATTTTGGCGGTAGGACATACCGTTTTGTCTGTGGAGGGTGGATGCGGTAAAGGTCGCCCTGTGAAGCAGAAAGCAAGTGAAATCCGTAAGGAAGTCACCTAA
- the tnpA gene encoding IS200/IS605 family transposase, which translates to MTEIYKNRNSVFNLHVHLVFITKYRKKILGELHHKYFIECVSEICKEFDAELKECNGEADHVHMLIQYPPTVQLSKLVNNLKSVTSRKMRNEFLDLRGSYAKPVLWSRSYFAGSCGGAPLDIIKKYIQNQQG; encoded by the coding sequence ATGACAGAAATATATAAAAACCGCAATTCAGTCTTTAATTTACACGTACACTTGGTATTTATTACAAAGTACAGGAAGAAAATTTTAGGTGAGTTACACCATAAATATTTTATTGAGTGTGTATCTGAGATATGTAAAGAATTTGATGCAGAATTAAAAGAGTGTAATGGTGAAGCAGATCATGTTCACATGCTTATTCAGTACCCACCGACAGTTCAACTCAGTAAATTAGTTAATAATTTAAAATCCGTAACAAGCAGAAAAATGAGGAATGAATTTTTAGATTTACGTGGTAGCTATGCCAAGCCTGTTTTATGGTCACGATCTTACTTTGCAGGGTCGTGTGGTGGTGCGCCTTTGGATATTATTAAAAAGTACATTCAAAACCAACAAGGTTAA
- a CDS encoding putative phage abortive infection protein has protein sequence MEELKKSNFDSRFYSLVYYKNDLLNAIKVKDHQSVETSGLQVFDDISSFFITELSKFDKEIDLNILKTHYHEYLVKINNKKAVLSIYSYFKIYKSIYLLVDNAGLTDKEKNLYMNVLKGLISTSEQMLLFL, from the coding sequence ATGGAAGAGTTAAAAAAATCTAATTTCGATTCTAGATTTTATTCATTAGTTTATTATAAAAATGATTTGTTAAATGCCATAAAAGTCAAAGATCATCAAAGTGTTGAAACATCGGGGTTACAAGTTTTTGATGACATAAGTTCATTTTTTATAACTGAATTATCAAAATTCGATAAAGAGATAGATCTTAATATTTTAAAAACTCACTATCATGAATATCTTGTGAAAATTAATAATAAGAAAGCAGTGCTTTCAATATATTCATATTTTAAAATTTATAAAAGTATTTATCTCCTTGTAGATAATGCGGGTCTCACAGATAAAGAAAAAAATTTATACATGAACGTCTTGAAAGGATTGATATCAACATCTGAGCAAATGCTACTTTTTTTATAG
- a CDS encoding sensor histidine kinase: MKMQLLEIGSETEQLSACKISLLLGVFTATNQLERFLRFSRNMLGAEQAVLAFHHEPYIWYSSKHGFKAFCSPDETGLSHYFEGRNFIDHQHSQYPNLVQHMSQFGVEAKRYLAFDLRLSNGTSIGQALFFDQQKKPFHPESITNVSDLTNSLIHMIELKADHAELKEMYEQQAALNFSKTKFFQIIAHDLRAPFHGLLGFSEVLAQERETLDESSIQNIAEYLYDTAQSTYNLLESLLNWAMAEGGRFIYHPINFELKQSSKIVCDVLHSLAVKKNIQLIDQIEEGIKVYADINMITSVIQNLVSNALKFTLTDGTGRVIIHANESETGVHIYVRDTGLGMSRAQMDQLFQQSVTVSIKGTAGEKGTGLGLVLCKRFIDLNHGQIFVDSTEGEGTTFNVILPAATSAHQALAQEQPKIEKVKV, encoded by the coding sequence ATGAAAATGCAGTTGCTTGAAATAGGCTCGGAAACTGAGCAGCTTAGTGCATGTAAAATCTCACTATTGTTAGGCGTTTTTACAGCAACGAATCAGCTTGAGCGTTTTTTAAGGTTTTCCCGCAACATGCTTGGTGCTGAACAGGCGGTACTGGCTTTTCATCATGAGCCTTATATCTGGTATTCCTCCAAGCATGGTTTTAAGGCCTTTTGCTCGCCTGATGAAACCGGTTTAAGCCATTATTTTGAAGGGCGTAATTTCATTGATCATCAGCATAGCCAATATCCGAATCTGGTGCAGCATATGAGTCAATTCGGCGTAGAGGCCAAGCGTTATCTGGCTTTTGATTTGCGTTTAAGTAACGGTACTTCAATTGGTCAGGCGCTTTTTTTTGATCAGCAGAAAAAACCGTTTCATCCTGAAAGTATTACCAATGTCAGTGACTTGACCAACAGTCTGATCCATATGATTGAACTGAAGGCAGATCATGCTGAACTGAAGGAAATGTATGAGCAGCAAGCGGCGCTCAATTTCAGTAAAACCAAGTTTTTCCAGATTATTGCCCATGACCTGAGAGCCCCATTTCATGGTTTGCTCGGCTTTTCAGAAGTGCTGGCGCAAGAGCGTGAAACACTGGATGAATCCAGCATACAGAATATTGCTGAATATTTGTATGATACGGCACAATCGACTTATAACCTGCTGGAAAGCCTGCTGAACTGGGCAATGGCTGAAGGCGGACGTTTCATTTATCATCCCATTAATTTTGAATTAAAACAGTCAAGCAAGATTGTTTGTGACGTATTACATAGTTTGGCGGTAAAGAAAAATATTCAGTTAATTGACCAGATTGAGGAAGGCATCAAGGTCTATGCCGATATCAACATGATTACTTCAGTGATACAGAACCTAGTTTCGAATGCTTTGAAATTCACCCTGACCGATGGTACGGGGCGCGTCATCATTCATGCAAATGAGTCCGAAACAGGGGTGCATATTTATGTACGGGATACCGGTCTGGGGATGAGTCGGGCGCAAATGGATCAGCTGTTCCAGCAGTCGGTTACGGTCAGTATTAAAGGGACTGCAGGAGAAAAAGGTACCGGTCTGGGCCTGGTCTTGTGTAAGCGTTTTATTGATTTGAACCATGGGCAAATTTTTGTAGATTCTACAGAAGGTGAAGGCACGACATTTAACGTGATTTTACCGGCAGCTACCAGTGCCCATCAGGCTTTAGCCCAGGAACAGCCTAAAATTGAAAAAGTAAAAGTTTGA
- a CDS encoding NADP-dependent isocitrate dehydrogenase, producing MAGGKSKIIYTLTDEAPLLATYSLLPIIETFTKPAGVEIVKKDISVAVRVLAEFTDFLSDEQKVPNTLAELGNLTQDPDTNIIKLPNISASVGQLIACIKELQSKGYALPDYPENPVTEEEKAIKTRYSKCLGSAVNPVLREGNSDRRAPTAVKNYAKKHPHSMSEWKQWSQTHVSHMDEGDFYHGEKSMTLDRARNVKMELITKSGESIVLKPKLALLDGEIIDSMFMSKKALCDFYEKELEDCREAGILFSLHVKATMMKVSHPIVFGHCVKIYYKDAFEKHGKLFDELGINVNNGMANLYEKIATLPESQRDEIIRDLHACQEHRPALAMVDSAKGITNFHSPNDIIVDASMPAMIRAGGKMWGADGKQYDAKAVMPESTFARIYQEMINFCKWNGNFDPRTMGTVPNVGLMAQKAEEYGSHDKTFEIPEAGIANITDLETGEVLMSQNVEEGDIWRMCQVKDAPIRDWVKLAVTRARNSGMPAIFWLDPYRPHENELIKKVQKYLKDHDTTGLDIHIMSQVRAMRYTLERVARGLDTISVTGNILRDYLTDLFPIMELGTSAKMLSIVPLMAGGGMYETGAGGSAPKHVQQLVEENHLRWDSLGEFLALAVSLEEMGIKEDNARAKLLAKTLDAATGKLLDNDKSPSRRTGELDNRGSHFYLAKFWAEELATQDEDAELKAKFAPLAKALAENEEKIVAELAEVQGKAVDIGGYFALDQEKVNAVMRPSATFNAALASI from the coding sequence ATGGCTGGTGGAAAGTCAAAAATCATTTACACATTGACCGACGAGGCGCCACTATTGGCGACCTACTCCCTGCTGCCGATCATTGAAACCTTTACCAAGCCAGCTGGTGTAGAGATTGTTAAAAAAGACATCTCTGTAGCCGTACGTGTGCTTGCAGAATTTACGGACTTCCTCAGCGATGAGCAAAAAGTACCGAATACCCTGGCAGAGCTTGGCAATCTCACACAAGACCCAGACACTAATATCATTAAACTCCCAAATATTAGTGCGTCAGTTGGCCAGTTGATAGCTTGTATCAAGGAACTTCAATCGAAAGGCTACGCTCTTCCTGACTATCCGGAAAACCCGGTGACTGAGGAAGAAAAAGCAATTAAAACACGTTACAGCAAATGCCTCGGTTCTGCTGTAAACCCGGTTCTGCGTGAAGGTAACTCTGACCGTCGCGCGCCGACTGCTGTAAAAAATTATGCGAAAAAACACCCGCACTCAATGAGCGAGTGGAAACAATGGTCACAAACTCACGTTTCACACATGGATGAAGGCGACTTCTACCACGGTGAAAAATCAATGACACTTGACCGTGCACGCAATGTAAAAATGGAACTCATCACCAAGTCTGGTGAAAGCATTGTTCTCAAGCCGAAACTTGCTTTGCTTGATGGTGAAATCATTGACTCAATGTTCATGAGCAAGAAAGCGCTTTGCGATTTCTATGAAAAAGAACTTGAAGATTGCCGTGAAGCAGGCATTTTGTTCTCTTTACACGTTAAAGCAACCATGATGAAAGTTTCACACCCGATTGTATTCGGTCACTGTGTGAAAATTTACTACAAAGATGCATTTGAAAAACACGGTAAACTGTTCGACGAATTAGGCATTAACGTAAACAACGGTATGGCTAATCTTTACGAAAAGATTGCAACCTTACCAGAGTCACAGCGTGACGAAATCATCCGTGACCTGCACGCGTGTCAAGAACACCGCCCAGCACTGGCGATGGTTGACTCAGCTAAAGGCATCACCAACTTCCATTCTCCTAACGACATCATTGTAGATGCTTCTATGCCTGCAATGATCCGTGCCGGTGGTAAAATGTGGGGTGCTGATGGTAAACAGTATGATGCTAAAGCAGTCATGCCTGAATCTACATTCGCACGTATTTACCAGGAAATGATCAATTTCTGTAAATGGAATGGTAACTTCGACCCACGTACCATGGGTACTGTGCCAAACGTTGGTTTGATGGCACAAAAAGCTGAAGAATACGGTTCACACGACAAGACATTCGAAATTCCTGAAGCAGGTATTGCGAACATCACTGACCTTGAAACAGGTGAAGTGTTGATGTCACAAAACGTGGAAGAAGGCGATATCTGGCGTATGTGTCAGGTGAAAGATGCTCCGATCCGTGACTGGGTGAAACTTGCAGTAACTCGTGCACGTAACTCTGGCATGCCTGCGATCTTCTGGCTTGACCCGTACCGTCCACATGAAAATGAACTGATCAAGAAAGTACAAAAATACTTGAAAGATCACGACACAACTGGTTTAGACATTCACATCATGTCTCAAGTTCGTGCAATGCGTTATACGCTTGAACGTGTTGCTCGCGGTCTGGATACCATTTCTGTAACAGGTAACATTCTTCGTGACTACCTCACAGACTTGTTCCCAATCATGGAACTGGGTACTTCTGCAAAAATGTTGTCTATCGTACCGTTAATGGCCGGTGGTGGCATGTACGAAACTGGTGCTGGTGGTTCTGCACCTAAACACGTACAACAACTTGTAGAAGAAAACCACTTGCGTTGGGATTCTTTAGGTGAGTTCTTGGCACTTGCAGTGTCATTAGAAGAAATGGGCATTAAAGAAGACAACGCTCGTGCGAAACTTCTTGCGAAGACACTTGATGCTGCGACTGGTAAATTGCTTGACAATGACAAGTCTCCATCACGTCGTACTGGCGAGCTAGATAACCGTGGTAGTCACTTCTACCTGGCTAAATTCTGGGCTGAAGAGCTTGCTACACAAGACGAAGATGCTGAGCTTAAAGCGAAGTTTGCTCCTCTTGCGAAAGCACTTGCCGAAAACGAAGAGAAAATCGTTGCTGAACTTGCAGAAGTACAAGGTAAGGCTGTAGATATCGGTGGTTACTTCGCTCTTGATCAAGAGAAAGTAAATGCAGTAATGCGTCCAAGTGCTACCTTTAATGCTGCACTTGCTTCAATCTAA
- a CDS encoding IS1-like element ISPa14 family transposase, whose protein sequence is MRITLEIKCPTCLSDSIKKNGIKVDGKQNYQCKDCKRQFIGDHALSYLGCNSGITRKILQLMVRGSGIRDIAEVERISIGKVLRTLTESTYQIQPKQSHYESLEVDEFWTFVGNKNNKQWLIYAYHRETGEIVAYVWGKRDLATVQRLKTKLKQLGIHYTRIASDHWDSFITAFKNCKQSIGKFFTVGIEGNNCKIRHRIRRGFRRSCNFSKKIENHFKAFDLTFFYINNGFI, encoded by the coding sequence ATGCGAATAACTCTAGAAATCAAATGTCCAACCTGCCTCAGTGACAGTATAAAGAAAAATGGCATCAAAGTAGATGGGAAACAAAACTATCAGTGCAAAGACTGTAAACGTCAGTTTATTGGTGACCATGCTCTGAGCTATCTAGGATGTAATTCAGGCATTACTCGAAAAATATTACAGTTGATGGTCAGAGGTAGTGGTATACGAGATATCGCTGAAGTTGAGCGAATCAGTATCGGTAAAGTTTTACGTACTTTAACCGAATCGACCTACCAAATTCAGCCTAAACAAAGTCATTATGAGTCTCTTGAAGTTGATGAGTTTTGGACTTTTGTGGGAAATAAAAATAATAAACAATGGCTTATTTACGCCTACCATCGAGAAACAGGTGAGATTGTTGCTTATGTTTGGGGTAAAAGAGACTTAGCTACAGTTCAACGATTGAAGACAAAGCTTAAACAATTAGGTATTCACTACACCCGAATTGCAAGTGATCATTGGGACAGTTTCATAACTGCTTTTAAAAACTGCAAGCAAAGTATTGGTAAATTTTTTACTGTAGGTATTGAAGGTAATAATTGCAAAATAAGGCATCGAATTAGGCGCGGTTTTAGAAGGAGTTGTAATTTTTCAAAAAAGATTGAAAACCATTTTAAAGCTTTCGACTTAACCTTTTTTTACATCAATAATGGCTTCATTTAA